A single genomic interval of Solimonas sp. K1W22B-7 harbors:
- a CDS encoding patatin-like phospholipase family protein yields MDTRTILAQTPLFSRLQPEALDALSAHTELLGIRSGSVLFEQGEPADSMYIVSTGRLRAVNKDGSLLGDIGHHEPIGEIGVISGEKRSVSVYAVRDSILLRIPREDLYTVIENYPGAMIEMTRVIIHRLRQNQHSQQLAAVRSVRSFAVIPALGDVDAAAVAAGLRDALSMHYPVRLVDSVLCDAELGPGAALSHDPETNGRLIEFLDRIECEQRYLVYLANRDADAWAQRCMRQADRILVVVTTRSYPIMSAMLDELRQSGTRAPVEVVMIRAEGEEPDHILKWRELSGARAHYYLRPNSRADCESLARQLSGRGIGVVLGGGGARGFAHIGMIRALRELDIPIDCAGGSSMGAFFAALTACGYTDEEMLHIARETFVSHNYLNDYIFPSVALIRGRKFSKRMHELFEERQIEALRMPYFCVSTNLTRGKAMVHDQGPLHLWVATSMCVPGVAPPVAWNGDLLADGAVINSLPTDVMQAWGRGPIVASDVSTEGGISAPGVVGPDPEALFNIKKDGERPGLFAIVFRTATLTSESGTSQRAARADAYVRMPVSGIALFDWKKLDQTVERGYQHALEKLTAVRDVLLKS; encoded by the coding sequence ATGGATACACGGACCATCCTGGCGCAGACACCCTTGTTCTCGCGGCTGCAGCCCGAGGCACTGGATGCCCTGTCCGCGCACACCGAGCTGCTCGGTATCCGTAGCGGCAGCGTGCTGTTCGAGCAGGGCGAGCCGGCCGATTCGATGTACATCGTCAGCACCGGACGCCTGCGCGCGGTGAACAAGGACGGCAGCCTCCTCGGCGACATCGGCCACCACGAGCCGATCGGCGAGATCGGCGTGATCTCCGGCGAGAAGCGCAGCGTCTCGGTCTACGCGGTGCGCGACAGCATCCTGCTGCGCATCCCGCGCGAGGACCTGTACACGGTGATCGAGAACTACCCCGGCGCCATGATCGAGATGACGCGGGTCATCATCCATCGCCTGCGCCAGAACCAGCACTCGCAGCAGCTGGCCGCGGTGCGCAGCGTGCGCAGCTTCGCGGTGATCCCGGCGCTGGGCGACGTCGACGCGGCGGCGGTGGCCGCCGGCCTGCGCGACGCGCTGTCGATGCACTACCCGGTACGCCTGGTCGACTCGGTGCTCTGCGATGCCGAGCTGGGCCCCGGCGCGGCGCTGTCGCATGACCCGGAAACCAATGGCCGCCTGATCGAGTTCCTCGACCGCATCGAATGCGAGCAGCGCTACCTGGTGTACCTGGCCAACCGCGATGCCGATGCCTGGGCACAGCGCTGCATGCGCCAGGCCGACCGCATCCTGGTGGTGGTGACCACACGCTCCTACCCGATCATGAGCGCCATGCTCGACGAGCTGCGCCAGAGCGGCACGCGCGCACCGGTGGAGGTGGTGATGATCCGCGCCGAGGGCGAGGAGCCGGACCACATCCTCAAGTGGCGCGAACTGAGCGGCGCCCGCGCGCACTACTACCTGCGCCCCAACAGCCGCGCCGACTGCGAATCGCTGGCACGCCAGCTCAGCGGCCGCGGCATCGGCGTGGTGCTGGGCGGCGGCGGCGCGCGCGGCTTCGCGCATATCGGCATGATCCGCGCGCTGCGCGAGCTCGACATCCCGATCGACTGCGCCGGCGGCTCCAGCATGGGCGCATTCTTCGCGGCGCTGACCGCCTGCGGCTACACCGACGAGGAGATGCTGCACATCGCGCGCGAAACCTTCGTCAGCCACAACTACCTCAACGACTACATCTTCCCCAGCGTGGCGCTGATCCGCGGGCGCAAGTTCTCCAAGCGCATGCACGAACTGTTCGAGGAGCGCCAGATCGAGGCGCTGCGCATGCCCTACTTCTGCGTCAGCACCAACCTGACGCGCGGCAAGGCGATGGTCCACGACCAGGGGCCGCTGCACCTGTGGGTCGCCACCAGCATGTGCGTGCCGGGCGTGGCACCGCCGGTGGCCTGGAACGGCGACCTGCTGGCCGACGGCGCGGTGATCAACAGCCTGCCCACCGACGTGATGCAGGCCTGGGGGCGCGGCCCGATCGTGGCCTCCGACGTCAGCACCGAGGGCGGCATCTCGGCCCCCGGCGTGGTCGGCCCGGACCCGGAGGCGCTGTTCAACATCAAGAAGGACGGCGAGCGCCCGGGCCTGTTCGCCATCGTGTTCCGCACCGCCACGCTGACCAGCGAAAGCGGCACCTCGCAGCGCGCGGCGCGCGCCGACGCCTACGTGCGCATGCCGGTCAGCGGCATCGCCCTGTTCGACTGGAAGAAACTGGACCAGACCGTGGAGCGCGGCTACCAGCACGCGCTGGAAAAGCTGACGGCGGTGCGGGATGTGTTGCTGAAGAGCTGA
- a CDS encoding YdbL family protein — MTRWLSAPLAAAALSLAACVTINVYFPAAAAEKAADRIIDDVWGQQPGAPAPAPDAAPAPTSMIDLQRLLVGLLDLVVPPAAAQEPNLDAASPEVTHLKAQMENRFADLKPFLDSGAVGLTNDGFLAAREVPLAQRTTVRNLIGNENADRSALYREIAVANKQPQWEKDIRAVFAQRWIAKAAPGWWYQDANGTWKQK; from the coding sequence ATGACCCGCTGGCTTTCCGCCCCCCTGGCTGCCGCTGCCCTCAGCCTCGCCGCCTGCGTGACGATCAACGTCTACTTCCCGGCCGCCGCCGCCGAGAAGGCCGCCGACCGCATCATCGACGACGTCTGGGGCCAGCAGCCGGGCGCCCCGGCACCCGCCCCGGACGCTGCGCCGGCGCCCACCTCCATGATCGACCTGCAGCGCCTGCTGGTCGGTTTGCTCGACCTGGTGGTGCCGCCCGCCGCCGCGCAGGAGCCGAACCTCGACGCGGCCTCGCCGGAGGTCACGCACCTGAAGGCGCAGATGGAGAACCGCTTCGCCGACCTCAAGCCCTTCCTGGATTCCGGCGCCGTGGGCCTGACCAACGACGGCTTCCTCGCCGCGCGCGAAGTGCCGCTGGCGCAGCGCACCACGGTGCGCAACCTGATCGGCAACGAGAACGCCGACCGCTCGGCGCTGTACCGCGAGATCGCGGTGGCCAACAAGCAGCCGCAGTGGGAAAAGGACATCCGCGCGGTCTTCGCCCAGCGCTGGATCGCCAAGGCGGCGCCGGGCTGGTGGTATCAGGATGCGAATGGAACCTGGAAGCAGAAATAA
- a CDS encoding peptide MFS transporter — protein sequence MIASLWKEHPRGLPVLFFTEMWERFSYYGMRAILVFAMIATVESGGLGFEGKRATAIYGLYTAAGYLASLPGGWIADRILGAQRAVWYGGIVIACGHFTMAVPSTPTFFIGMVLIALGTGLLKPNISAMVGALYSNEPARRDAGFSIFYMGINLGALIGQIICGYLGEKVGWHWGFGAAGVFMTLGLVQYRLRLPLLQGAGATPASSGNAALDQRRRRRDSGLALGGLALIATVVAFGLAGQLSIDAVTLAQYTAVAITGISIAFILGVLLFGGLDAQERRRVGAIGILFVAAAVFWSGFEQAGSSFNLFALDHTDRVFFGWEFPASWLQSINPLLIILLTPFFAALWINLGRRNLNPSVPAKFVLALAQLAIGFLVLYFASRYVVAGEKVLPTWLLLTYLFHTAGELCLSPVGLSAVTQLAPKRYLGQMMGVWFMAASLGYVIAGLLAGELSGEEALLRMPQRFMQVTLFAGGATLLMVVAMPWVKKLMSSTTAKADQ from the coding sequence ATGATCGCCTCACTGTGGAAAGAGCATCCCCGCGGCCTGCCGGTCCTGTTCTTTACCGAGATGTGGGAGCGCTTCAGCTACTACGGCATGCGCGCGATCCTGGTGTTCGCGATGATCGCCACCGTGGAAAGCGGCGGCCTGGGCTTCGAGGGCAAGCGGGCCACGGCGATCTACGGGCTCTACACCGCCGCTGGCTACCTCGCCTCGCTGCCCGGCGGCTGGATCGCCGACCGCATCCTCGGCGCGCAGCGCGCGGTCTGGTACGGCGGCATCGTCATCGCCTGCGGCCACTTCACGATGGCGGTGCCGAGCACCCCGACCTTCTTCATCGGCATGGTGCTGATCGCCCTGGGCACCGGCCTGCTCAAGCCCAACATCAGCGCCATGGTCGGCGCGCTGTACAGCAACGAGCCGGCGCGGCGCGACGCCGGCTTCTCGATCTTCTACATGGGCATCAACCTGGGCGCGCTGATCGGCCAGATCATCTGCGGCTACCTGGGCGAAAAGGTCGGCTGGCACTGGGGCTTCGGCGCCGCCGGCGTGTTCATGACCCTGGGCCTGGTGCAGTACCGCCTGCGCCTGCCGCTGCTGCAGGGCGCCGGCGCCACGCCGGCCTCCAGCGGCAATGCCGCGCTGGACCAGCGCCGGCGGCGGCGCGACTCCGGCCTGGCGCTGGGCGGCCTGGCGCTGATCGCCACGGTGGTGGCCTTCGGCCTGGCCGGGCAGTTGTCCATCGACGCCGTGACCCTGGCGCAGTACACCGCAGTGGCGATCACCGGCATCTCCATCGCCTTCATCCTGGGCGTGCTGCTGTTCGGCGGCCTGGACGCGCAGGAGCGCCGCCGCGTCGGCGCGATCGGCATCCTGTTCGTGGCGGCGGCGGTGTTCTGGTCGGGCTTCGAGCAGGCCGGCTCCTCCTTCAACCTGTTCGCGCTGGACCACACCGACCGCGTGTTCTTCGGCTGGGAGTTCCCGGCGTCCTGGCTCCAGTCGATCAATCCCCTGCTGATCATCCTGCTGACGCCGTTCTTCGCGGCGCTGTGGATCAACCTGGGCCGGCGCAACCTCAATCCTTCGGTGCCCGCCAAGTTCGTGCTGGCGCTGGCGCAGCTGGCGATCGGCTTCCTGGTGCTGTACTTCGCCTCACGCTACGTCGTGGCCGGCGAAAAGGTGCTGCCGACCTGGCTGCTGCTGACCTATCTGTTCCACACCGCCGGCGAGCTGTGCCTGTCGCCGGTGGGCCTGTCCGCCGTGACGCAGCTGGCGCCGAAGCGCTACCTCGGCCAGATGATGGGCGTGTGGTTCATGGCGGCCTCGCTGGGCTACGTCATCGCCGGCCTGCTGGCCGGCGAGCTGTCGGGCGAGGAAGCGCTGCTGCGCATGCCGCAGCGCTTCATGCAGGTGACGCTGTTCGCGGGCGGGGCGACGCTGCTGATGGTGGTGGCGATGCCGTGGGTGAAGAAGCTGATGAGCAGCACCACGGCCAAAGCCGATCAGTAG
- a CDS encoding potassium/proton antiporter → MEFANHMILLAAVLFLASILATVITPRLGVPILFVFLVIGLLAGEDGPGNIHFSDYPLANLAGTAALAVILFDGGMRTRMEDFRVGLRPALSLASIGVLITAAVAGGFSAWLLNLPLAEGLLLGAIVASTDAAAVFSLLHNNAVHLNKRVTSVLEIESGSNDPMAILLTLVLIAYLQHPEDFGALDTLRMLVLQGGLGAALGIGGGRLLVKAINRLELSDSLYPLLGLFGGLLIFGLTAVLGGSGFLAVYLAGITLANRRLRAAASIRRFHDGIAWMAQIGMFVILGLLASPSKLWPVAGPALLIALVLILVARPLSVWLALMPFRFPAREQVFISWVGLRGSVPIVLATYPWLAGLENAALFFNVAFFIVLVSLVVQGWTVAPVARLLGLQMPASSDMVHRIEFDLPGQRGYEIVSYRIGHDSALIGLRHKELPLQDVSRVIAISRAGRLLTYRDWGTLRAGDYVSLVAAERDLGQLDEVFHSARRPAREAEQRYFGEFHLDPSAKMADIAEAYGMPPPAGAADLDVRGLFARYLPNAVVGDRLRLGGIDLVVRKMERDRITDIGLRLPHE, encoded by the coding sequence ATGGAATTCGCCAACCACATGATCCTGCTGGCGGCGGTGCTGTTCCTCGCCAGCATCCTCGCCACCGTCATCACGCCGCGGCTGGGTGTACCGATCCTGTTCGTGTTCCTGGTGATCGGCCTGCTGGCGGGCGAGGACGGGCCGGGCAATATCCATTTCAGCGACTACCCCCTGGCCAACCTGGCTGGCACGGCGGCGCTGGCGGTGATCCTGTTCGACGGCGGCATGCGCACACGCATGGAGGACTTCCGCGTCGGCCTGCGGCCGGCGCTCAGCCTGGCCAGCATCGGCGTGCTGATCACGGCGGCCGTGGCCGGCGGCTTCTCGGCCTGGCTGCTGAACCTGCCGCTGGCCGAGGGCCTGCTGCTCGGCGCCATCGTCGCCTCCACCGACGCCGCGGCGGTGTTCTCGCTGCTGCACAACAACGCGGTGCACCTGAACAAGCGCGTCACCTCGGTGCTGGAGATCGAATCGGGCAGCAACGACCCGATGGCGATCCTGCTGACCCTGGTGCTGATCGCCTACCTGCAGCACCCGGAAGACTTCGGCGCCCTGGACACGCTGAGGATGCTGGTATTGCAGGGCGGCCTGGGCGCGGCCCTGGGTATCGGCGGCGGGCGGCTGCTGGTCAAGGCGATCAACCGGCTGGAGCTGTCGGACTCGCTGTATCCGCTGCTCGGCCTGTTCGGCGGCCTGCTGATCTTCGGCCTCACGGCGGTCCTGGGCGGCAGCGGCTTCCTGGCGGTGTACCTGGCCGGCATCACCCTGGCCAACCGCCGCCTGCGCGCGGCGGCCAGCATCCGCCGCTTCCACGACGGCATCGCCTGGATGGCGCAGATCGGCATGTTCGTGATCCTGGGCCTGCTGGCCTCGCCGTCCAAGCTCTGGCCGGTGGCCGGGCCGGCGCTGCTGATCGCCCTGGTGCTGATCCTGGTGGCGCGGCCGCTGTCGGTATGGCTGGCGCTGATGCCCTTCCGCTTCCCGGCCCGCGAGCAGGTCTTCATCAGCTGGGTCGGCCTGCGCGGCTCGGTGCCGATCGTGCTCGCCACCTATCCCTGGCTGGCGGGGCTGGAAAACGCCGCGCTGTTCTTCAATGTCGCCTTCTTCATCGTGCTGGTGTCGCTGGTGGTGCAGGGCTGGACCGTCGCGCCGGTGGCACGGCTGCTGGGCCTGCAGATGCCGGCCAGTTCCGACATGGTGCACCGCATCGAGTTCGACCTGCCGGGCCAGCGCGGCTACGAGATCGTCAGCTACCGCATCGGCCACGACAGTGCCCTGATCGGCCTGCGCCACAAGGAGCTGCCGCTGCAGGACGTGTCGCGGGTGATCGCGATCTCCCGCGCCGGGCGCCTGCTGACCTACCGCGACTGGGGCACGCTGCGTGCCGGCGACTACGTCTCCCTGGTGGCGGCCGAACGCGACCTGGGCCAGCTCGACGAGGTCTTCCACAGCGCTCGCCGCCCGGCGCGCGAAGCCGAGCAGCGCTACTTCGGCGAGTTCCACCTGGACCCCTCGGCGAAGATGGCCGACATCGCCGAGGCCTACGGCATGCCGCCGCCGGCCGGCGCCGCGGACCTGGACGTGCGCGGGCTCTTCGCCAGGTACCTGCCCAATGCCGTGGTCGGCGACCGCCTGCGCCTGGGCGGTATCGACCTGGTGGTGCGCAAAATGGAGCGCGACCGCATTACCGATATCGGCCTGCGCCTGCCCCACGAATAG
- a CDS encoding MFS transporter has translation MSKHDPFAALRFPEFRNLVSGAFLTTMAILVQEVALGYELYKLTRDPLTLGFIGLAEAIPFIGLALFGGHVADRYEKRRIMQYMLLVIIAGSSVLTVVSHEGVREQLPRWAMLLVIYAMFMVVGFARGFYSPASSSLKAFLVPREHYANSATWSSTFWQAGAIAGPVASGFLYAGLGLTGALLVAIGLFAANFLLLFTIKPRPVAAVAEEGETLWQSLAEGLRYVWNSKIILYSISLDMFSVLFGGMVAILPIFAEDILKVGPQGLGFLRAAPAVGAMLTVLLLAWYPPTKHAWRNMLLAVLGFGIATLLFALSDSLWLSMAALFFVGASDSVSVVIRGTILQTIPPDHLRGRVLSVNSIFVASSNELGAFESGLAARLMGTIPSVIFGGGVTLLTVAYVWRRSKELFGVKLS, from the coding sequence ATGTCGAAGCACGATCCCTTCGCCGCGCTGCGCTTCCCTGAATTCCGCAACCTGGTCAGCGGCGCCTTCCTCACCACCATGGCGATCCTGGTGCAGGAGGTGGCGCTGGGCTACGAGCTGTACAAGCTGACGCGCGACCCGCTGACGCTGGGTTTCATCGGCCTGGCCGAAGCGATTCCCTTCATCGGCCTGGCGCTGTTCGGCGGCCACGTGGCGGACCGCTACGAGAAACGCCGCATCATGCAGTACATGCTGCTGGTGATCATCGCCGGCTCCAGCGTGCTGACCGTGGTCTCGCACGAAGGCGTGCGCGAGCAGTTGCCGCGATGGGCCATGCTGCTGGTGATCTACGCCATGTTCATGGTGGTGGGCTTCGCCCGCGGCTTCTACTCGCCGGCCAGTTCATCGCTGAAGGCCTTCCTGGTGCCGCGCGAGCACTACGCCAACTCGGCGACCTGGTCGAGCACCTTCTGGCAGGCTGGCGCCATCGCCGGCCCGGTGGCCTCGGGCTTCCTCTATGCCGGCCTCGGCCTGACCGGCGCGCTGCTGGTGGCGATCGGCCTGTTCGCCGCCAACTTCCTGCTGCTGTTCACGATCAAGCCGCGACCGGTGGCGGCCGTGGCCGAGGAAGGCGAAACGCTGTGGCAGTCGCTGGCCGAGGGCCTGCGCTACGTCTGGAACAGCAAGATCATCCTCTACTCGATCTCGCTGGACATGTTCTCGGTGCTGTTCGGCGGCATGGTGGCGATCCTGCCGATCTTCGCCGAGGACATCCTCAAGGTCGGCCCCCAGGGCCTGGGCTTCCTGCGCGCCGCGCCGGCGGTGGGCGCCATGCTCACCGTGCTGCTGCTGGCCTGGTACCCGCCGACGAAGCACGCCTGGCGCAACATGCTGCTGGCGGTGCTGGGCTTCGGCATCGCCACCCTGCTGTTCGCCCTGTCCGACAGCCTGTGGCTGTCGATGGCGGCGCTGTTCTTCGTCGGCGCCTCCGACAGCGTCAGCGTGGTGATCCGCGGCACCATCCTGCAGACCATCCCGCCGGACCACCTGCGCGGGCGGGTGCTGTCGGTCAACAGCATCTTCGTGGCCTCCTCCAACGAGCTGGGCGCCTTCGAGTCCGGCCTGGCCGCGCGCCTGATGGGCACGATTCCCTCGGTGATCTTCGGCGGCGGCGTGACGCTGCTGACGGTGGCGTACGTCTGGCGCCGGTCGAAGGAGCTGTTCGGGGTGAAGCTGAGCTGA
- a CDS encoding peptide chain release factor 3 — MSRILDQAQRRRTFAIISHPDAGKTTLTEKLLLFGGAIQLAGTVKGRKASRHATSDWMALEQQRGISITTSVMQFPYNDKIVNLLDTPGHEDFSEDTYRTLTAVDSALMVIDAAKGVEARTIKLMEVCRLRDTPIITFINKLDREGRPPLELLDEVEKVLGLNCTPITWPLGMGRDFKGVYHLLEDRFYLYSGDKHRVSEIETVDGLLNPTLMERFGGIYQTLRDEIDLLQMAGTDFDLELYRAAKLTPVFFGAAINNFGIRELLNGFTEWAPPPQARTAQFRGEAYPIQPEHKNFTGFVFKIQANMDPKHRDRVAFLRVCSGAYRRGMTLHSVRLGGPVRVSHALTFMAADRDVVEEAYPGDIIGLHNYGTIAIGDSFSEGEELRFTGIPNFAPELFRRVVLKDPMKAKQLNKGLDQLCEEGATQVYRPIVSNDIVLGAVGVLQFDVVQYRLKDEYGVDSVFEPVQVHTARWIECPDPKKLKEFLDKNDSRIAKDHYGDLVYLASSNVNLNMARERFPDVQFLETREHGNNS; from the coding sequence ATGTCCCGCATCCTCGATCAGGCGCAGCGTCGCCGCACCTTCGCCATCATTTCGCATCCGGACGCGGGCAAGACCACGCTGACGGAAAAACTGCTGCTGTTCGGCGGTGCGATCCAGCTGGCCGGCACGGTGAAGGGCCGCAAGGCCAGCCGCCACGCCACTTCCGACTGGATGGCGCTGGAACAGCAGCGCGGCATCTCCATCACCACCTCGGTGATGCAGTTCCCGTACAACGACAAGATCGTCAACCTGCTCGACACCCCGGGCCACGAGGACTTCTCCGAGGATACCTACCGCACGCTGACCGCGGTGGACTCGGCGCTGATGGTGATCGACGCCGCCAAGGGCGTGGAAGCACGCACGATCAAGCTGATGGAGGTCTGCCGCCTGCGCGACACGCCGATCATCACCTTCATCAACAAGCTCGACCGCGAGGGCCGGCCGCCGCTGGAGCTGCTCGACGAGGTGGAGAAGGTGCTGGGCCTGAACTGCACGCCGATCACCTGGCCGCTGGGCATGGGCCGCGACTTCAAGGGCGTCTACCACCTGCTGGAAGACCGCTTCTACCTGTACTCCGGCGACAAGCACCGGGTCTCCGAGATCGAAACCGTCGACGGGCTGCTGAACCCGACGCTGATGGAGCGCTTCGGCGGCATCTACCAGACGCTGCGCGACGAGATCGACCTGCTGCAGATGGCCGGCACCGACTTCGACCTGGAGCTGTACCGGGCGGCGAAGCTGACGCCGGTGTTCTTCGGCGCGGCGATCAACAACTTCGGCATCCGCGAACTGCTCAACGGCTTCACCGAGTGGGCGCCGCCGCCGCAGGCCCGCACCGCGCAGTTCCGCGGCGAGGCCTACCCGATCCAGCCGGAGCACAAGAACTTCACCGGCTTCGTGTTCAAGATCCAGGCGAACATGGACCCGAAGCACCGCGACCGCGTGGCCTTCCTGCGCGTCTGCTCCGGCGCCTACCGGCGCGGCATGACGCTGCACTCGGTGCGCCTGGGCGGGCCAGTGCGCGTGTCGCATGCGCTGACCTTCATGGCCGCCGACCGCGACGTGGTCGAGGAAGCCTACCCGGGCGACATCATCGGCCTGCACAACTACGGCACCATCGCCATCGGCGATTCCTTCTCCGAGGGCGAGGAACTGCGTTTCACCGGCATCCCCAACTTCGCGCCGGAACTGTTCCGCCGCGTGGTGCTGAAGGACCCGATGAAGGCCAAGCAGCTCAACAAGGGCCTGGACCAGCTCTGCGAGGAGGGTGCGACGCAGGTCTATCGCCCCATCGTCAGCAACGACATCGTGCTCGGCGCGGTCGGCGTGCTGCAGTTCGACGTGGTGCAGTACCGTCTCAAGGACGAGTACGGCGTGGACTCGGTGTTCGAGCCGGTGCAGGTGCACACGGCGCGCTGGATCGAATGCCCCGACCCGAAGAAGCTGAAGGAATTCCTCGACAAGAACGACTCCCGCATCGCCAAGGACCACTACGGCGACCTGGTGTACCTGGCCTCGAGCAACGTCAACCTCAACATGGCGCGGGAACGGTTCCCGGACGTGCAGTTCCTGGAGACGCGGGAACACGGCAACAACAGCTGA
- a CDS encoding TonB family protein, translated as MRRLARVLAAGLLALAGTGPVAAQDDILAMTRTKEEIQAAIGADRAAFGRLFMDYLRRQPRASSGRMLVSFTVAPDGQVSEAAIVASPFADAPLEAGVVAQFQRLRFQAREVPVFTHPGFPVYFALPQGKVAPPVAAPAAKDIPGVPAPTPQSPVRGWE; from the coding sequence ATGAGGCGCCTGGCCCGGGTCCTGGCGGCGGGACTGCTGGCGCTGGCCGGCACCGGTCCGGTGGCGGCGCAGGACGACATCCTGGCCATGACCCGCACCAAAGAGGAGATCCAGGCCGCCATCGGTGCCGACCGGGCCGCCTTCGGGCGCCTGTTCATGGACTACCTGCGGCGCCAGCCCCGCGCCAGTTCCGGCCGCATGCTGGTGAGCTTCACGGTGGCACCGGACGGCCAGGTCAGCGAGGCCGCGATCGTCGCCTCGCCTTTCGCCGACGCCCCGCTGGAGGCCGGCGTGGTGGCGCAGTTCCAGCGCCTGCGCTTCCAGGCGCGCGAGGTGCCGGTGTTCACGCACCCCGGGTTCCCGGTCTACTTCGCACTGCCGCAAGGCAAGGTCGCGCCGCCCGTCGCGGCGCCGGCCGCCAAGGACATTCCGGGCGTGCCCGCGCCAACGCCGCAATCGCCGGTGCGGGGCTGGGAGTAG
- a CDS encoding OmpA family protein, with translation MKNKALALLLLGTMASAAHAEAKPYMGLMGSWVNPDSGRQANDEGIGGHALFGFPLNDYFSTELNVFGHKVNNDTTGRDDTNFGAGLDLRFAAAPNSRINPYLLAGGGGTYEDALGDPPSNENRGGRIVGYANAGGGLLFKLGGSREAALRLEGRRYAIFSDEIPGTANGSNRVWDTRVNAGVQFNLSETAPPPPPPPPPALLPPPVSDSDGDGVPDTSDRCPGTPRGIAVDAYGCGLPPPPPPDADGDGVLNANDLCPDTPRGMRVDERGCAVKAQRLVLRNINFEFNKATLTADGRSILDGIAAGLRGQPTMEVEIEGHTDNIGSDAYNLKLSKARANSVRDYLISQGVQGTRLAAQGLGESVPVVSNKTDEGRAENRRVEFKVIKQ, from the coding sequence ATGAAAAACAAAGCACTCGCGTTGCTGCTCCTTGGAACCATGGCCAGCGCTGCCCATGCCGAAGCCAAGCCCTACATGGGCCTGATGGGCAGCTGGGTGAATCCCGACAGCGGCCGCCAGGCCAACGACGAAGGCATCGGCGGCCATGCGCTGTTCGGCTTTCCGCTGAACGATTACTTCTCGACCGAACTGAACGTCTTCGGCCACAAGGTCAACAACGACACCACCGGCCGCGACGACACCAACTTCGGTGCCGGCCTGGACCTGCGCTTCGCCGCCGCACCCAACAGCCGCATCAACCCCTACCTGCTGGCCGGCGGCGGCGGCACCTACGAGGACGCGCTGGGCGACCCGCCGTCCAACGAAAACCGCGGCGGCCGCATCGTCGGCTACGCCAACGCCGGCGGCGGCCTTCTGTTCAAGCTCGGCGGCTCGCGCGAAGCCGCGCTGCGGCTCGAAGGCCGCCGCTACGCCATCTTCAGCGACGAAATCCCGGGCACTGCCAACGGCAGCAACCGTGTCTGGGACACCCGCGTCAACGCCGGCGTGCAGTTCAACCTCAGCGAAACGGCGCCGCCTCCCCCGCCTCCTCCGCCGCCGGCACTCCTGCCGCCGCCGGTCTCCGACAGCGACGGTGACGGCGTGCCCGACACCTCCGACCGCTGCCCCGGCACCCCGCGCGGCATCGCGGTGGATGCCTACGGTTGCGGCCTGCCGCCGCCCCCGCCGCCCGATGCCGATGGCGACGGCGTGCTCAACGCCAACGACCTCTGCCCCGACACGCCGCGCGGCATGCGCGTCGACGAACGCGGTTGCGCCGTGAAGGCCCAGCGCCTGGTGCTGCGCAACATCAACTTCGAGTTCAACAAGGCGACGCTGACCGCGGACGGCCGCTCGATCCTCGACGGCATCGCCGCCGGCCTGCGCGGCCAGCCGACGATGGAAGTGGAGATCGAGGGCCACACCGACAACATCGGGTCGGACGCCTACAACTTGAAGCTGTCGAAAGCACGCGCCAACTCGGTGCGCGACTACCTGATCAGCCAGGGCGTGCAGGGTACCCGCCTCGCCGCCCAGGGCCTGGGTGAATCGGTGCCGGTGGTCAGCAACAAGACCGACGAGGGCCGCGCCGAGAACCGCCGTGTCGAGTTCAAGGTGATCAAGCAGTAA